In one Geitlerinema sp. PCC 9228 genomic region, the following are encoded:
- a CDS encoding AAA family ATPase — protein sequence MSIVQPTPEAREKLQQACKAKGFDRKQLAKHASVSLDDVKRFLGSKKSTEGMQKWIVEKLAAAVDLEPSELMGESEETNQNTYPDEFRALIEEKTKRFCGRQFVFQQFEKFIRKHNRGYFTIIGEPGVGKSAIAAEYVRRHGSPCYFNVLAEGRNRPELFLRSLRQQLIQRFQLTEAANANLPTLLEKASRRLRKGERLTIVVDGLDEVSQQDAESNLLHLPANLPQGVYFLLTRRPYATGKEQLTVSPGVPKASLDLASNKYAPYNHEDVVEYIRMMLHEDPDCAQPLQTWLAERNLSESEFIEILAKKSENNFIYLRYVLPEIAAGNYDNLNLEGLPEGLQQYYQQQWVRMGMERSPTQNAVIALYAFVAIGEPLPCETLAEMTQQDEAEIEKILADWAGYLRRSPSDSTTCFSIYHTSFLEFLRGKTELKENRKIFQDVNRRIADYWKRELIDDADPIAAANPS from the coding sequence ATGAGTATTGTCCAACCGACACCAGAAGCAAGAGAAAAACTCCAGCAAGCTTGTAAAGCCAAAGGGTTCGACCGCAAGCAACTTGCCAAACACGCCAGCGTTTCCCTAGACGATGTGAAGCGTTTTCTAGGAAGCAAAAAATCCACCGAAGGCATGCAAAAGTGGATCGTCGAAAAACTGGCAGCAGCTGTAGATTTAGAACCCAGCGAATTAATGGGGGAATCAGAAGAAACCAACCAAAACACCTATCCCGACGAATTTCGTGCCTTAATCGAAGAAAAAACCAAACGCTTCTGCGGCCGTCAGTTTGTTTTCCAACAGTTTGAAAAATTCATCCGCAAGCACAACCGCGGCTACTTTACCATTATCGGCGAACCCGGCGTTGGCAAAAGCGCGATCGCGGCAGAATACGTACGCCGCCACGGGTCTCCCTGTTACTTCAACGTCTTGGCAGAAGGTCGCAACCGACCGGAACTATTTCTACGTAGCCTGCGCCAACAACTCATTCAACGCTTTCAACTCACCGAAGCCGCCAACGCCAACCTTCCCACCCTCCTAGAAAAAGCCAGCCGCCGGTTGCGTAAAGGAGAACGACTGACCATCGTCGTAGACGGTCTTGACGAAGTTTCCCAGCAAGACGCGGAAAGCAACCTGCTACACCTTCCCGCCAACCTTCCCCAAGGAGTCTATTTTCTTCTCACCCGGCGACCCTACGCCACCGGCAAAGAACAGCTGACCGTTTCCCCCGGCGTTCCCAAAGCCAGTCTAGACCTAGCCTCCAATAAATATGCGCCTTACAACCACGAAGATGTGGTGGAATACATCCGCATGATGCTTCACGAAGACCCAGACTGCGCGCAACCGCTACAAACTTGGTTAGCCGAACGCAACTTAAGCGAATCCGAGTTTATTGAAATCCTAGCCAAAAAAAGCGAAAACAACTTTATCTACCTGCGCTACGTACTTCCCGAAATAGCCGCCGGGAATTACGACAACCTGAACCTGGAAGGGTTGCCAGAAGGCTTGCAACAATATTACCAGCAGCAGTGGGTACGCATGGGAATGGAACGTTCCCCCACCCAAAACGCCGTTATTGCCTTGTATGCCTTCGTTGCCATCGGCGAACCCCTTCCCTGCGAGACCCTCGCCGAAATGACCCAACAAGACGAAGCCGAAATTGAGAAAATTCTAGCAGATTGGGCCGGCTACTTGCGGCGATCGCCCAGCGACAGTACCACCTGTTTCAGTATCTATCACACCAGTTTTCTAGAATTTTTGCGTGGTAAGACAGAACTCAAAGAAAACCGGAAAATTTTCCAAGACGTAAATCGTCGAATTGCAGACTACTGGAAACGAGAACTCATCGATGATGCAGACCCAATTGCAGCCGCAAACCCTAGCTAA
- a CDS encoding WD40 repeat domain-containing protein, whose protein sequence is MMQTQLQPQTLAKKLATKPPYKQRAFLGWYPYNLAESGDWMGYYRLLADFEFLEAKVCHPEFGVLPLIKDYDLADHPLLREHPNYTSTQLITLKRIQKALYRSAPILVADPQRLSEQLLGRLLGFSDPEIQRFLEKAKQWQGRPWLRPLMPILTPPGVGLIRTLTGHRSSVETLDISSDGTLAVSGSRDKTLKVWDLSAGKERFSLKGHRGIWDYWTLGVYIGICSLVHFFAVSANADTLSILTIWSIMLGIPLATLIGNWVEAVAISSDGTLAVSGSRNRTVKVWDLEAGKLRFSLKGHKRSVKAVAVNGDGTLAVSGSGDQTLKVWDVTTGTERFSLNGHRDAVEAVAMGRDGSLAVSGSKEGTVKVWDLEAGKELYSFPSHRDLIRGVAISDDNTLAVSASWDGTVKVWDLIAGQERLSFSSAKDSVRDVAISSDGMLAVSGSWEGNVKVWDLTTGEERFSLTGHKDSVRDVAMSGDGTLAVSASGDKTVKVWDLTTGKGNLSLLGHADAVRDVAMSSDGVFAVSGAIDGSIKVWNLQEEKESYSILAHQDWIESIAIAERANLAISGSRDGTAKVWNLDTGRRRFSLLGHQDWVQSVAISSDGKVAVSGSKDGVVKVWDTTTGTERYSFQSHQNAVRKVVISGDSTLAVSGCWDKTLKVWDITNGQECYTLTGHQDWVRDVVLSRDATLAISSSWDKTVKVWDLNSGQERTSLNGHQDWVQNVAINRDNTVVVSGCWDKTVKVWDLTTGQERHTLTGHQDWVDATAMDDEGTLAVSVSRDRMLKVWDIATGNEIAMFEGESDFCSLDVSTDGKTIVAGDNAGKVYFLQLEASDTKQSSPTPTRNATGKNVQKPAASEAERQTPEPENA, encoded by the coding sequence ATGATGCAGACCCAATTGCAGCCGCAAACCCTAGCTAAAAAGCTAGCCACCAAACCCCCGTACAAACAGCGAGCCTTCCTGGGTTGGTATCCGTACAACCTCGCCGAATCCGGCGACTGGATGGGATATTACCGATTGCTAGCGGACTTTGAATTCCTCGAAGCCAAAGTTTGCCACCCAGAATTTGGGGTTTTGCCACTGATTAAAGATTACGACCTCGCCGACCATCCCTTACTGCGGGAACATCCCAACTACACCAGTACCCAACTCATTACCCTCAAACGGATTCAAAAAGCCTTATATCGTTCCGCTCCTATTTTAGTTGCCGACCCCCAACGGCTTAGCGAACAACTCCTAGGACGTTTGCTTGGTTTTTCCGACCCCGAAATTCAAAGGTTTTTAGAAAAAGCCAAACAATGGCAAGGTAGACCCTGGCTGCGTCCTTTGATGCCAATTCTTACACCTCCTGGTGTGGGGTTAATCCGCACTTTAACCGGTCACCGCAGTTCTGTAGAAACCTTAGATATCAGCAGCGACGGCACCCTTGCCGTTTCTGGTTCCCGAGATAAAACCTTAAAAGTTTGGGACTTGAGTGCCGGCAAAGAACGCTTTTCCCTAAAAGGTCACCGTGGCATTTGGGATTATTGGACCCTGGGAGTCTACATCGGCATTTGTTCGTTAGTGCATTTCTTCGCCGTTTCTGCCAATGCCGATACCCTGTCCATTCTTACCATCTGGTCGATTATGCTGGGGATTCCCCTGGCAACTTTGATTGGCAACTGGGTGGAAGCGGTTGCCATTAGCAGCGATGGCACTTTGGCGGTTTCCGGTTCTAGAAATCGTACGGTAAAAGTCTGGGATTTGGAAGCTGGCAAACTGCGGTTTTCCCTCAAGGGTCACAAACGGTCGGTTAAGGCTGTTGCTGTCAACGGCGATGGAACTTTGGCCGTTTCGGGTTCTGGGGATCAAACCTTGAAAGTCTGGGATGTAACTACAGGTACGGAACGTTTTTCCCTGAACGGCCATCGAGATGCGGTGGAAGCAGTTGCCATGGGTCGCGATGGTAGTTTGGCGGTTTCCGGTTCTAAGGAAGGAACGGTGAAAGTTTGGGATTTGGAAGCTGGCAAGGAACTTTATTCTTTCCCTAGCCATCGCGATTTGATTCGCGGGGTGGCTATTAGTGATGACAATACCCTGGCGGTTTCGGCTTCCTGGGATGGTACGGTGAAAGTTTGGGATTTGATTGCTGGTCAAGAACGGCTGTCGTTTTCCAGTGCCAAAGATTCGGTTCGCGATGTGGCGATTAGCAGCGATGGCATGCTAGCGGTATCTGGTTCGTGGGAAGGCAATGTCAAGGTTTGGGATTTGACCACCGGTGAGGAACGATTTTCCCTAACGGGTCATAAGGATTCGGTTCGCGATGTGGCCATGAGTGGCGATGGTACCCTAGCGGTTTCGGCTTCTGGGGATAAGACGGTGAAAGTGTGGGATTTAACCACTGGTAAAGGCAATCTTTCCCTGCTGGGTCATGCCGATGCGGTTCGGGATGTGGCGATGAGCAGCGATGGGGTTTTTGCGGTTTCGGGAGCCATCGATGGCTCGATTAAGGTATGGAATTTACAAGAGGAGAAAGAATCTTATTCGATTTTAGCCCATCAGGATTGGATCGAATCGATCGCGATCGCGGAAAGGGCTAATTTGGCTATTTCCGGGTCGCGGGATGGTACGGCGAAAGTATGGAATTTAGATACCGGCAGAAGGCGGTTTTCCCTGCTGGGTCACCAGGATTGGGTACAAAGCGTAGCCATAAGCAGCGATGGCAAGGTAGCGGTTTCTGGATCGAAAGATGGGGTAGTGAAAGTTTGGGATACCACGACAGGTACGGAACGCTATAGCTTCCAAAGTCACCAAAATGCGGTCCGCAAGGTGGTTATTAGTGGCGATAGTACCCTGGCAGTATCCGGTTGTTGGGATAAAACCCTCAAGGTCTGGGATATTACCAATGGTCAAGAATGCTATACCCTTACTGGTCACCAGGATTGGGTCCGCGATGTGGTCCTCAGTCGCGATGCGACCCTGGCTATTTCCAGTTCTTGGGATAAAACGGTGAAGGTTTGGGATTTGAACAGCGGCCAAGAACGCACTTCCTTAAACGGCCACCAGGATTGGGTACAAAATGTTGCCATCAACCGCGACAATACGGTGGTGGTATCCGGTTGCTGGGATAAAACGGTGAAAGTGTGGGATTTGACCACCGGTCAAGAACGCCATACCCTCACTGGTCACCAGGATTGGGTGGATGCAACGGCTATGGATGATGAAGGAACTTTGGCGGTGTCTGTTTCCCGCGATCGCATGTTGAAGGTTTGGGATATTGCCACTGGCAACGAAATTGCTATGTTCGAGGGAGAAAGCGACTTTTGCAGTTTGGATGTTTCCACCGATGGCAAGACCATTGTGGCTGGGGATAATGCTGGCAAGGTCTATTTCTTGCAATTGGAAGCCAGCGATACCAAGCAATCCTCTCCAACCCCAACGCGGAATGCCACCGGTAAAAACGTACAAAAGCCTGCGGCTAGCGAAGCCGAACGGCAAACCCCAGAACCGGAAAATGCCTAG
- a CDS encoding DUF1802 family protein, with translation MSISVAMSLPAPDVEALIQGRTIVALPRIFINPGRQFALYPSDPADNPLPLSPSEYYRPSFLPTARTALAALNSQTATIRAWAECQHCEILDERESPEILSQLTIWTHSAWEALRAERGNIFLAYLRVYRIDPPIQIPTTSEPRFFSLSTSVSNHTDNPALGDAIFEQRSQQLQRREPPQNPELEALFGEMEALSDVYFTARELKEDIAELLRWGDVSRTPRLDPDMAWIQKIAETGYSEDGHQFEKLVRKSFIKLSFSNDNQDPKASLDPESTGGAGGIDLYCKHPFPVVGECKASKNENVPNKVTGQLVHLGHTILGKETYENCVKFVFAAGRLTKDAEQAAQNNRMNVMRPETLQKLLELKAQHPGAIDLWEFKPCLEQKPFGEDADTKINRYIDGVYESLQQRAHIVRMLKAYVEKTQEDTISVEQLYSVYLMDPDSPSSNHLSQDELQAQIYRNLIELSSPLAGNLGRMPGDDWKSDRFYFLRDLQVEPPSSL, from the coding sequence GTGTCTATTTCCGTTGCCATGAGTTTGCCAGCGCCAGATGTGGAAGCCTTAATCCAAGGTAGAACCATCGTGGCGTTGCCGCGCATTTTTATCAATCCTGGCAGACAATTTGCTCTGTATCCCAGCGACCCGGCGGATAATCCTCTTCCCCTATCGCCGTCGGAATACTACCGACCTAGCTTCCTGCCAACGGCGCGCACAGCACTTGCAGCTTTAAACTCGCAAACTGCTACTATCCGTGCGTGGGCCGAATGCCAACACTGCGAAATCCTCGATGAGAGGGAATCGCCAGAAATACTATCTCAGCTTACCATATGGACGCATTCGGCATGGGAGGCTTTGCGCGCAGAACGGGGCAATATTTTTCTTGCCTACCTGCGGGTTTATCGGATCGATCCTCCCATACAAATTCCCACTACCAGCGAACCTAGATTCTTTTCCCTATCGACTTCCGTTTCAAATCATACCGACAATCCGGCGCTTGGCGATGCGATTTTTGAACAGCGTTCCCAACAATTGCAGCGGCGGGAACCTCCCCAAAATCCGGAATTGGAAGCTTTGTTTGGGGAAATGGAGGCTTTGAGCGATGTTTATTTCACAGCTAGGGAACTCAAGGAAGATATTGCTGAGTTATTGCGATGGGGAGATGTTTCCAGAACTCCCCGCCTCGACCCGGATATGGCTTGGATTCAGAAAATTGCCGAAACGGGATATTCGGAAGATGGCCATCAGTTTGAAAAGCTGGTTCGCAAAAGTTTTATTAAGTTAAGTTTTAGCAACGACAATCAAGATCCCAAAGCTAGTCTCGACCCGGAAAGCACAGGTGGTGCTGGTGGTATCGATTTATACTGCAAGCATCCCTTTCCTGTGGTTGGTGAGTGCAAGGCTAGTAAAAACGAGAATGTTCCCAATAAGGTGACCGGTCAGTTGGTTCACTTGGGTCATACCATTTTGGGAAAGGAAACCTACGAAAATTGTGTCAAGTTTGTCTTTGCGGCTGGAAGACTGACGAAGGATGCCGAACAGGCAGCGCAAAATAATCGGATGAATGTTATGCGACCAGAAACTCTACAAAAATTGCTCGAACTGAAAGCGCAACATCCAGGCGCTATTGATTTGTGGGAATTTAAACCTTGTCTGGAACAAAAACCGTTTGGCGAAGATGCGGATACCAAAATCAATCGCTACATTGATGGGGTTTACGAATCTTTACAACAAAGAGCGCACATTGTACGCATGTTGAAAGCTTATGTGGAGAAAACCCAGGAAGATACTATTAGCGTGGAACAGCTTTATTCTGTTTATTTGATGGATCCGGATTCGCCGTCTTCCAACCACCTGAGTCAAGACGAACTGCAAGCACAAATTTATCGAAATTTGATCGAACTTTCTTCGCCGCTGGCTGGGAATTTGGGTCGCATGCCTGGCGATGATTGGAAGAGCGATCGCTTTTATTTCCTACGGGATTTGCAAGTAGAACCCCCCTCTTCGTTATAA